The region GTGGCTAAATATAAAGTCGAACTTTGAGCAGCATTCTCTTCTTCTCATGGATCCTGTGCAATTGAACAAGAAAGGTGTGTAGCATGGCAAATACATTGtgcaattcaaattcacaGCAGCATTTTGACGGCGCCATTGGTACTTACGATTAGCATTCCATAACTACATCTTGGGTgatcaatcatttttattagaAACGCATGAGGAAAATACTGATCAGAGAATCGACTATCGAGATAGAGAAATTAGGCTGCAAAAAAGGTGTCATTCTCTACTTAGTCATTGTATTACGAAATGGAAAATGTGCTTGTGCTGTTATAAATCGTTTGTagagctaaaaaaaaaaataaaataaaaaaaaaaaaaacgcgatcAGATCTTTACAGAATTTTATCGGGTGCTGAGAATGGTTGGAGTGGAAATACGAGAATATGAGTTCGGACGATCGATGAAACGGAGACTGAGAGGGTCGGGCAACAAGTGTTTACATCGTAGCGTAAACAACGAAACGGGCAGTTGACACATCGTGTCGGCAGCAGCAGGCTGGttaaattttaacgaggttATCCACCCCGGGATTACCGCTCGTCATACACGTTATTATATCTCACCAGTATTTGACGATCGCTGTAACGGTTAGCGGGTTACTCTGCTCGGGGTAAATCTCCCTGCAAAGGTTGTGCAAAGCGTCAAGTCCTGGGGCCCCAGGCGAGGGTCCTTGGCTCGGCTGACCCGAAGGTAGGCCCCTCAAAAAATCCTCCCTTTCCCTCATATTCGCGAACATGTAAAATATACCGCCTCCGTCTCACGACGCGGATCGCAAAGGGAATTCGATCTAATAACCGCAAAGACGTGAACAGGAGGCTCGCCAAAGCACCGATGTTGCACAGGCCAAACTCTTCCCTAACACCGCACCGCTTTTCACGCTGGGACTGCTCACGCACTAATGAAAATGACAACACACAAAGCATCCTCCAAGAACGTGGGTGAGACTGTCGGGTGTGCGTCATTCTCACTTCCGGCCGTTCCGGATCGTCATTCGCTCGTCGATCGCATCTTTCCCTTAGATCCGAATTCTCATTGGTTCCTACTTACGAGATTAACATCGTACAGTGTCGCTGCGGTCTGAAGTTGGGTGCGAGGTCGGTCTGTTCGTAGCGTGTGAATGTGTAAGCCGAGACGTGCACATCAATCAGTATTCCAAACGGAGTTTGATTTATTGATGTGCGTTTTCGTTCGTCGAGGGGAGATTACCACGATATCGTTAATTCCGAATTTAAAACACTACTGTATGCTTGTCGGTCGATCGGCGTGAAACATGTCCGTTGATGCAAGATGAGGTTAACGTTTCAGATTGTCGTTTTGACCTGCCTTTCCTCGAGCTTTGTCAAATGCTCGGCCGTTTCCGAAGCGAATAAGACGGCAACGAGCGATTACAGATTCAATGGGCCCCTGGtattgtgcaattttttgtaAGTATCAAATCATCGCAAATTCCTGACATGACCTCAATTTGAAGGGCATTGTAACGcagtgttttgttttcttctgtATTAATCAGGCCCAAGGAATTCATCGAGTGTGCTGAACCCATTGATCACAAGGGGAACAAAACTGCCAAGGAAGAGCTTGGGTACGGCTGTGTAAAGGTATATAGTATTGATCGAACGATGTATGTTTTTTCAGGATTTAAATTGGAAGATGAAAACAGTGTGTTTTATTATTGCATTCAAGTTCGGTGGTTCTCGTTACGAGGATGTGGAACGGACCAAAGTAACTTGCGAGGTTTTGCCAGAGATCGAATGTCACGGAGTCAGAACGTTTTTCCGAGGAGGGGTCCCGTGTATTAAATATAGCGGACATTATTTTACTACCACGTTGCTCTATAGCATTCTGTTAGGCTTCGTTGGTGTCGATAGATTTTGCTTAGGACAAACGGGAACTGCCGTCGGTAAGCTTTTGACTTTGGGCGGTGTTGGCGTTTGGTGGATCGTTGACGTTATTTTATTGGTGACCAATTCTCTGCAGCCTGAAGACGGTAGCAATTGGAATCCTTATGTCTGATGATAGTAAATAGACCCAAATATTGTGTTTAACTACCAAGTATTGACTAATTCTGCACttagataaatatatatacatacatgtatatgtatgtacaaaaaCAATTCGTGTTAGAACTCAAATAGTACATAGATATATCTATGCTGAAAAAACTACTGATTTTTATCTGTGCTTGAACTATGGAATCTGGTTGTAGAAACAAGTTCCATGTTGTGTCAAATTTTACTTGATACAAATAATAGTGTTTCAACTTTAAATAATCTAAGTGTGGAAATCCCAATTACCGTGCCATCATCATGTGCAAATATAATACAAACGGTTTCCAGTATCCGTTTAATCTTGTCTGACTTTGATCTCCGAGTTTCCGAATTTATCTTTCCacacatattttttgtttcctttgtTTGGCCACATATGTTTCATCACAGTGAAAAATGGACACAAGATAATTCATagtttattaataaatatagtgaagtttttatttcgatCATCATACTTAGTTTTACCAAATTAATTACGTTTTCATTGTCATATTCGTATGGTCAATGTATTATAATTCGTAGTCATCGGGATGGTACAACTCGCTTAGCAATCTGTAGATATAGGACGGTGCATTTCCTCcactgaaaagaaaaaaagtatgttGGAATGATTTGCCACACATTGAAAGCTGTGTGTAAAGTGATGACTAACGTGTTGGTAACAAACAACGTGACGAGTTCCGGTGGAACGTAATCGAAGACAGGGTTGTaggcttgaattttttccatcagtAGAGAATTGGTGCCATCTATAACACCTTGCGTCGGAGAGACGTGTTTGTTGAAAGCATCTTGTTCGTACGAGCAGAGATACAAAGGCGACAATTTGTACAACGGTAGTAGGACTGTAACCGGTACAGAATAATGCTTAGCCGCCAACGCAACTGTGTGACATCCTGTGATAGACCTGAGCCCTCCGTTAGCCATGACTGTGTGAGTTCCAATTATTACTTTATTTACCCTAGACATCATAGCGAATATCGCCACGTCAGATATCAGAGTCGTCTTAATCTTTGCCTTGGCTAAATTTACAGCCATTTCGTGGCCCTGTGAAATAATAGCAAAACAAAGCATGCACGAGAGTAAATTAATAGATCTAAGGCTACAAAAATGCTCAAATATGAGCTATGAATGAGATTGTACAGCTGAACACTTGATGAATGttatttcaaaatgtaaagataaaaaatagaaataatataCAAACATTAAGAAATGGTGCACCTTCGGCTACGATGACTTCGAAAGTCCTTGACTCTGTggcttttttcaaaaaatcctcAACCATCCTGGATCTTCCCAGTGTCATGATAATTTCATTGGAGTGAATGTGTTCCGAGGCTTGCTCGGTAATATTTTCCGAGCTGAAACAGAACTGGAATGAAATGGACGTTCTATTTATTAAAGAGACAAATGTGCGGGGGTATAAAATACAGACCAAGTTTCCAGTTCGACTTGAAATTCTGTAATGTGTTCGATGAGTGCGGACTTCAGAGAGGGAACGGAATGGGAATAGTCATTTTCCTGATCTCCTCCTGCGGTAAGAATTTTATGAAGGGATTCCTGAGGGTCCGTCTCTTCCGTTCTATGTTTCAACTCCGATATGTACTCTTCCCTGATGATTTTCAGTATCCTACGAACCATACTACCTATCGACGATTCTATCGGTACAGAATCGATCAGaacttttccattttctttgaTCAATTTCATCAATTCTCTGTGGAAGTTGACAGCACACattaaaattgataattatttataattatttggtATAATAATTAGACTCAagttatcaaaatttattcttacTCCGCGGTATGCCATTCTGAATTGTTAATGATATTCTTTAATAGCGATACGGTCGATTCTACGATGTTGTAACTACCATTGATTCTCCTGTAACAAATTACCAGTGTGTTCAGTTTTTAGTAATTTTGCAACACGATAATGTCAAACGCTTTTAAAGTTTGGTGAATCGAAGGTTATGTTTCAGAAATACTTATTATACCCGTAATTAATATCCCTTATCAAGGTTAACACACTAGGGTGGATATTCTCAGGAACATCAGCTACCATTTTATTGCACTAAAGTTTACTCGATATGGTTtatcgaaaataattacagAACTTTTCACGACAATATTGGATCAACGCGACTGCGACGGACGTtggttttcctttttctttatcgGTATAGTAGAACTCTCCACACAACTGATACCGACTGAAATTTCTGCTATCGACAGTCGTTACCGCTAAATTCGTATTTCTTGTAGTacaaaatacttgaaaaatgaGGATCGTAATAAATGtacgatttttttgaaattccgcAACGCAATACTTTCCTACAAATTGGTTGGTGAACAACTGTGCTGCAATTTGTAGTAACAGGGCCAACGTTGTGACGTTAATTGTAATCGATTTCTTCGAAGAAATCGCAAAATAggaatatataggtatatgagAAACGTATGAATTGTTAAGAATAATTGAGTGGACTCTGGTGGGGACTTATCTAAATGAAATTCGGCCTTGATGTAATTAACATTTATTGATATTGCCACTACCAGTGGAAAACTGCCAacaatgtaatataataatagtacTTGAGCTATTCCGATATTTCAATAActatataattaaaaattcttaaacAATATTTGCCTGTATTTATGAAATCGGGGTGACGTAAACtgaaatatacaatataaaagTAATATTTAACACATTATACAGGTAGATAGAGACTTTCTCATTTCATGAAAGTCACAAATTCATTTTGAATTCaaacatctaaaatatttactAATATTTAGTAATATACTATAGgggaaaaatcatgaaagtttatacgtataatacttGAATTATTAATACGGCTATCActtgatttttataattatgaataGACTCCAGTCCCTAATATTCTAATTTGTAtctaaaaaattggaaattttcaatgcCATACTATATAACGTTGATTTAGTTTTAGTTCTTCTACTCTCCGTATACCATTGTTCTACGGTTGTTTATACCCAGACTAAATTCagttttttcgttaatttaatttttttgccttCTACATGCATGACTTATACTCACCCTACATATGGATATCTTTACGAAGCTAAAATTGTTGTCTTTGTCTTGTTTTTCTTAGCATTGCCGTATAGTTTTTCGTTACAATTATTTTGCCGTTTACAATTTATTGCCAAAGTcgctgaaaagaaaaatatatatatatatttggaaaaaatcattctcacctaaatatatattctataGTACAATTCGTAACCTATACACTTTTAACGGGAACATCGTGGTGATCGTTTTTAGGAACTCGATCGAATTCCTGTGCCTAGATATCAGTGATACGTATCCTGTTAAGTCCGCAGATAATATTTTAACGCGACAACGGGTTGAAAACAAGGAGCGAAACATGTCTGACTACTATTATACTTTACTTCACCTACTGCGAGTCTCAAACGTCCATTTCTTGGTCGTTGTAGAAGTTCTTGTATTCGAAAATTTAGCTTTCCGAGACagtttttatgaaattcataaTCAGTTTgatgaggttttttttttaattattttttatatatttttttttttgcgtcaaATGCAtcatattaattaatcaataatatataaacACGCTTCgcagttgttgttgttgttttccttcatctctctctccctctctctctaaatttcatttcttatcaACGATAATCATTGAGCTATAGGGAAATATTTAAGATACTGAGGACGATCACCTATAATTTTGATACAGTTATATTGCTAGTATTATTTATAGGTAAACAGTACGTTTCTATATAATACATGGTATTTACATGGAGATGGCAGTACGTTACAGCAAATAGTTGCTGTGCGAAGTACATAACTAAATTTTAGTCATTTTATAATATGACTTTACTCATCGTATAGTGATCAAACTATGAGTTTTTATACTTGTCTATTATgtttaatacaattttgaTTACAGTCATAcaactttatttttatcttacgTAAACTAATTTTAGTAAATTGACTAGGGCTCAGCTTGGCTAGATTATTAGCCGCAGCTTTATACCTTCAAATCTACTAATCGGTATAGCAATAGTATCAATACGCGACTTGAAATTGATATCGGAGCTGAACGGTGaacagaaaattaaattgattaAATCATATATTAAGGCAATCGAGATCGTGTAGACTTTCATTGGATTATATTGTAAATACATTAGTGTATTGAAAATCTTGGTGTGAAATAGTTTAAAAATGTTCgcagtgaaaatattcataaaatttttgtgataCACACACTTTTTTACGCGAGCATTTTCATTTGTACTCCATATTGCAGATCAACGGTATTCTGGATAaattactattatcattattatcgttattataatagatttatttcaacttcttttaaaattcataattcaaCACTTTTAACGAAATAGTTTCACGTTAATTTTACGAGGACATAAGATTTATAGTTTGatcattatatgtatagcaacaatatttagtaaaaaaatataagtttCTATTTTAGATAATTGCTCAATATCCCCGAAACGAAGAACACGTATAAAATCAACAAATCAATTATCGCTCTTTCAAAACAGAGTTGAAAAGTCACAAGTTGAAACATTTTGGTGGGACGAATAACGAGTGTAGGAAAATTACAAcgtttattcatatttttttgtttcacaaattttccatttaaaaataatgcaataaaaattgtaacgtcgatctcgaagtttttttttctttatagtTGGTTAATTTTATCAACTCGAATACCTGCACTCATCTAATGAACAAAGTATAATCTGTGAaggcttacaattagatacATATACAGGTAAACATTTGAAAGGCgattgttcaaattttcataataataCTTGAATATTAGTAGAGGACGAAAATCTTGGAAAGTCCTTGGCCATAGATTATAGTTATGCGATGTATATGCCTGTCTTGTCACCAGCGGTGTAAATACTTGAAAAGTTTTGTagtcaaaagttgaaaattatatagTCCTTTGCCATTTTGTAAAACTTTGTtgctttacaatattttttttcctttgtacgGAGAAAAAAGTTGTTCATCTTTACAAAGAGATGAAGTTACCGTGCAGGCATATCCTGTGTGGATATAATAATCGCACGCTTCTGATTCGTCTTTCAGAatgaagaagtgaaaaaaaagtgtacaAAATATCTCTcgtgttgaatgaaaaaagctCTTTAGGGCAAAATTACGCGTCTCGCGATCGATATCAAAAACGGCGCTTGTTATACTTAGTTGTGAAagtaatgaattatttcatagATATATCAGAAAAGCGTTCAAGGCTGTGATTAATTGTTGTATgcgtgtgttttgtttttcaacttttatttaaatttcggAATTACTTTGTATTCGGCTTAGATGTTAGTAAATTCGTAT is a window of Neodiprion fabricii isolate iyNeoFabr1 chromosome 6, iyNeoFabr1.1, whole genome shotgun sequence DNA encoding:
- the LOC124185703 gene encoding translation initiation factor eIF-2B subunit beta isoform X2, translating into MVADVPENIHPSVLTLIRDINYGRINGSYNIVESTVSLLKNIINNSEWHTAEELMKLIKENGKVLIDSVPIESSIGSMVRRILKIIREEYISELKHRTEETDPQESLHKILTAGGDQENDYSHSVPSLKSALIEHITEFQVELETCSENITEQASEHIHSNEIIMTLGRSRMVEDFLKKATESRTFEVIVAEGAPFLNGHEMAVNLAKAKIKTTLISDVAIFAMMSRVNKVIIGTHTVMANGGLRSITGCHTVALAAKHYSVPVTVLLPLYKLSPLYLCSYEQDAFNKHVSPTQGVIDGTNSLLMEKIQAYNPVFDYVPPELVTLFVTNTGGNAPSYIYRLLSELYHPDDYEL
- the LOC124185703 gene encoding translation initiation factor eIF-2B subunit beta isoform X1, which translates into the protein MVADVPENIHPSVLTLIRDINYGRINGSYNIVESTVSLLKNIINNSEWHTAEELMKLIKENGKVLIDSVPIESSIGSMVRRILKIIREEYISELKHRTEETDPQESLHKILTAGGDQENDYSHSVPSLKSALIEHITEFQVELETCSENITEQASEHIHSNEIIMTLGRSRMVEDFLKKATESRTFEVIVAEGAPFLNGHEMAVNLAKAKIKTTLISDVAIFAMMSRVNKVIIGTHTVMANGGLRSITGCHTVALAAKHYSVPVTVLLPLYKLSPLYLCSYEQDAFNKHVSPTQGVIDGTNSLLMEKIQAYNPVFDYVPPELVTLFVTNTLVITLHTAFNVWQIIPTYFFSFQWRKCTVLYLQIAKRVVPSR
- the LOC124185708 gene encoding TM2 domain-containing protein CG11103; this translates as MRLTFQIVVLTCLSSSFVKCSAVSEANKTATSDYRFNGPLVLCNFLPKEFIECAEPIDHKGNKTAKEELGYGCVKFGGSRYEDVERTKVTCEVLPEIECHGVRTFFRGGVPCIKYSGHYFTTTLLYSILLGFVGVDRFCLGQTGTAVGKLLTLGGVGVWWIVDVILLVTNSLQPEDGSNWNPYV